Proteins encoded within one genomic window of Candidatus Goldiibacteriota bacterium:
- the nadD gene encoding nicotinate (nicotinamide) nucleotide adenylyltransferase has product MDKAKKVGIFGGTFNPPHVGHYLLAKDVKKEFGLDKIFFVPSYLPPHKDHAGIIDSGHREKMTQLLIAGDPDFILSEYEIKKQGISYSINTVKYFMTEFPGKEFYFITGSDAFYFIETWKDYKELLKLIKFIIFERTDFSREKVIKKHREAADMLWANPHLIDLSASELRTRIKYGNNIREEVGAAVWEYINKNQLYK; this is encoded by the coding sequence GTGGATAAAGCAAAAAAAGTGGGCATTTTCGGCGGTACGTTTAACCCCCCTCACGTTGGGCATTATCTGCTGGCCAAGGACGTAAAAAAAGAATTCGGGCTGGACAAAATATTTTTTGTGCCTTCATATCTTCCGCCGCATAAAGACCACGCTGGTATAATTGATTCCGGGCACAGGGAAAAAATGACGCAGCTTTTAATAGCCGGCGACCCTGATTTTATCCTGTCGGAATATGAAATAAAAAAACAGGGAATATCCTATTCAATTAATACGGTAAAATATTTTATGACGGAATTTCCTGGCAAGGAATTTTATTTTATCACAGGGTCAGACGCGTTTTATTTTATTGAAACGTGGAAGGATTATAAAGAACTTCTTAAACTTATAAAGTTCATAATATTTGAACGCACGGATTTTTCCAGAGAAAAAGTCATAAAAAAACACCGCGAAGCCGCGGATATGCTGTGGGCAAACCCGCACTTAATAGACCTGTCAGCGTCAGAATTAAGGACACGCATAAAGTACGGCAATAATATCCGCGAAGAAGTGGGCGCTGCGGTGTGGGAATATATAAATAAAAATCAGCTGTACAAATAG